CTGAACATCTCCTTCGACATCCGCGGCGGCCTCTTCATGCGCCAGGTTCACCACTGGGCCGCCCTGCTGTTCGTGGCGTCCATCGCGGTCCACATGCTCAGGGTCTTCTTCACCGGCGCATTCCGGCGCCCGCGTGAAATGAACTGGGTTGTGGGCAGTGTCCTGCTGATCCTGGCCATGGCGGCTGGATTCACTGGCTACTCCCTCCCCGATGACCTGCTGTCCGGTAACGGCCTGCGAATCATCGACGGTGTTATTAAGTCGATCCCGGTTATCGGAACCTACATCTCGTTCTTCCTGTTCGGCGGGGAGTTCCCGGGAACGGCCATCATCAGCCGCCTGTACATGCTGCACATCCTGCTGGTGCCGGCGCTGATCCTGCTGATGATCGTCCTGCACCTGTTCATGGTCGTCGTCCACAAGCACACGCAGTATCCCGGCCCGGGCCGCAACGACAACAACGTTGTCGGCTACCCGCTCGGCCCTGTGTACGCAGCCAAGGCCGGTGGATTCTTCTTCATCGTCTTCGGTGTGATTGCCCTGATGGCGGCGTTCTTCACCATCAACCCGATCTGGAACTACGGCCCCTACGACCCCTCACCGGTGTCGGCAGGTACCCAGCCTGACTGGTACATCGGCTTCGTTGACGGCGCCCTCCGCCTGATGCCGGGTAACCCGTACGGCTGGCACGTCGAACAGGTCTGGTTCGGCCACGTGTTCACATTCAACGTTCTCCTGCCCGCCCTGGTGCCGGCCGGCATCCTGTTTACGGTGATGTTCACCTACCCGTGGATCGAACGGTGGATCACCAAGGACGACCGTGAACACCACGTACTGGACCGTCCGCGCAACGCCCCGACCCGGACGGCCATCGGCGTAGCAGGTTTCATCTGGTACTGCGTCATGTGGGCGGCTGCAGGTTCCGACCTCATCGCCACCCACTTCCACGTGTCGCTGAACGATGTCACCTACTGGCTCCGCGCACTGTTCTTCATCGGCCCCATCATCGGCTTCATCGTCGCCAAGCGCGTCGCACTCGCACTGCAGCGCAAGGACCGCGAGATCGCCCTCCACGGCCGGGAGACGGGCCGCATCGTTCGGCTCCCGCACGGTGAGTTCATCGAGGTCCACGCCCCGCTGGATGAGTACAAGCGCTACAAGCTGGTTGGTTTCGAGTCGCCCCAGGTTATTCCGGCCATTCCCAACGAACACGGCGTAGTCACCAGCAAGGAAAAGCGCCGCGCGTTCCTCTCTCGCTGGTTCTTCGAAGACCGCGTTGCCCCTGCAACGCCTGCTGAGCTGGAGGCGGCCCATGGCCACGGCCACGAAGCTGTTGAAGCCGCAGAGGGAAGCAAGAGCCTGACACACTAGCTCCTGACGCACACAGGAAAGGCCCGATCCATTATGGATCGGGCCTTTCGTGTTTAACACGCCGCTGCAGTGGCGCCAGCCGGATTCACCAGCGCCAAATCCGGGCGTACCTAGTGGTTGCGCGCCCTCCGTGCCCCGGGGCGCTGGAGAGGCACCCAGAGCTTGTAGCGGTCCGCCCGGTAGTACGAGACCGAGTAGTCCACCATGGCCCGTGCCACGAACGCATGGCGCTGGATCTTCAACAGGGGCGCCCCCACCTCAACGTTCAGCAGCCTGGCCGTGGAGGGCGACGCTGCCGTGGCCTCGATCATGTCCTCCCCCCACTCCATGACCAGGCCAAACTGCTCGCTGAGGACGTTATACAGCGAGGTCGGCGGCTCGCCGTCGAGCAGGCCGGGGACCCGGTGCGCCGGGATGAAGTTCTCGTCCACGCTCATGGGCTCCCCGTCAGCCAGGAGGAGCCGGCGGAACCGGACCAGCGGAGTGCCTTCATCAAGCTGCAGCTCGCGTGCAAGGAAGGCGCTGGCGCCAATCTGCTCGAAACTCAGCACCTTGGCCGCCGGAACCATGCCGCGCCGCTGCATCTCTTCGCTATAGGACGTGAGCTTCACCTGCAGGTCCAGTTTCGGCCGGCGGACGAATGTGCCCAGGCCGACCACACGCTCGATGACCTCCTCCCCCACCAGGGCGTCAATGGCCTGCCGTACGGTCATCCGCGCCAGTCCAAAGCGTTCGGCAAGGTCGCGTTCGGATGGAAGTGCCGAGCCCGGCGGGCAGGACTGCGCGATATAGGTCCGCAGGATCTCGCGAAGTTGAATGTAGATGGCGGTTCCGTTGGTGCGGTCAATCTCCCCCGCTATCGCCGTGGCGCCAGCTGCCATGTTCTATCTCCTGCCGTTGGGTTTGCAGTCAATTTTAGGACGGGCTAGACCACCTGCTGTACCACTTTGCTCTCCCGGTCGCGCACCGCGCCGGGCGCCGGATATATTTGGTCAGGAAATTTTACCGACAGACGGATGGGGCCGTCGTTTGACGTAGGAGTCGCTTTGCCAATACAGAAGGCCGTGGTGGCTGCGCCTGTGGGCCTGCATGCACGTTCCGCCGCGGTATTCGTCCGTGCGGTGACCGACACTGGGCTGCCGGTCACTATCAGCAAGGCGGGCGCCGGCGAGGTGGACGCGCGGTCCCTGCTTCAGGTGATGACTGCTGACTTTCCGCAGGGCTGCGAGGTTGAACTCGCGGTCAGCGAGACTATGCTGGGCAGCGATCTGAGCCGGCAGAAAGCCGAGGAAGCCCTCCGGGAGCTGCGGGCGCTGTTGGAGTCCCAGGGAAGCGCCTGAGGCGCTTTAGGACATGGATAACGACGTCGGGCCCCACCGAAAGGTGGGGCCCGACGTCGTTATTCCGTTGCTTGTTTAGTGCGCGTGGTCTCCGCGGCTGTATTCGTAGACCCAGCCTACGAGGGCCACGACGGCGATGCCGCCAGCGATCGCGATGATCCAGGGGCCAAGTGCCAGGCCCGCGAAACCGGTGGCGCAGGCGATGCCCAGAACCAGGGGCCACCAGCTCCAGGGGCTGAAGTGCCCCTGTTCGCCGGCGCCCTCATGGATTTCAGCATCGCTGCGGTCCTCAGGGCGCAGGCCTACGCGGCGGCCGGTAAAGCCGAGGTAGGCGCCGATCATGCCGGCGAGGCCGCCGACGAGGAGGATGCCCAGGATGCCGACCCACTCGCCCCAGCTGGTCAGGAAGCCATAGATGATCGAGATGGGCAGGAAGAAGAAAACTCCGGAGCCAAAGATCCAGGATTCAATTTTCACTGTGCGGTGTCCTTCTGGTCGGCGTTGCCGAGCACCCCTGCTGCAGGAGCCGGCGACTCAACGGTGTGGACCTGGCGGAGTTCCGGGTGGTGCAGGTCCAGGGCGGGACGCTCCGAACGGATCCGGGGCAGGGACGTGAAGTTGTGGCGCGGCGGCGGGCAGGACGTGGCCCACTCCAGCGAAGCGCCGAAGCCCCACGGATCATCAACCTGGACCTTTTCAGCACTGCGCCAGGTGATGTAGACGTTCCAGAAGAACGGGATCAGGGATGCACCCAGGACGAACGATGCAATGGTTGAGAACTGGTTCATCCACGTGAAGTTGTCCTCAACGAGGTAGTCGGCGTAGCGGCGGGGCATGCCCTCGACGCCCAGCCAGTGCTGGATCAGGAAGGTGCCGTGGAAGCCGAGGAACAGGAGCCAGAAGTGGATCTTGCCCAGGCGCTCGTTGAGCATCTTGCCGGTCCACTTGGGCCACCAGAAGTAGAACCCGGCGAACATGGCGAACACCACCGTGCCGAACACCACGTAGTGGAAGTGCGCCACCACGAAGTAGGAGTCCGAGACGTGGAAGTCCAGCGGCGGGGACGCCAGGATGATGCCGGTCAGGCCGCCGAAGAGGAACGTGATCATGAAGCCGATGCTCCACAGCATGGGCGTCTCGAACGTCAGGGAGCCGCGCCACATGGTGCCGATCCAGTTGAAGAACTTCACGCCCGTGGGCACCGCGATGAGCATGGTCATGAACGAGAAGAACGGGAGCAGGACGGCGCCCGTGACGTACATGTGGTGGGCCCACACCGTCACCGACAGGGCGGCAATGGCGATCGTGGCGTAGACCAGGCCCTTGTAGCCGAAGATCGGCTTGCGGCTGAAGACCGGGAAGATCTCCGAGACGATGCCGAAGAACGGCAGCGCGATGATGTACACCTCGGGGTGGCCGAAGAACCAGAACAGGTGCTGCCACAGGACAGCCCCACCGTTCTCGGGGTCAAAGATGTGCGCACCGAACTTGCGGTCCGCGCCCAGGGCGAACAGTGCGGCGGCCAGCGGCGGGAAGGCCATGAGCACCAGGATGGCGGTGATCAGGGTGTTCCACGTGAAGATGGGCATCCGCCACATGGTCATGCCCGGGGCACGCATGCAGATGATGGTGGTGATGAAGTTGACGGCGCCCAGGATGGTGCCGAAGCCGGACAGCGCCAGGCCGAAGACCCACAGGTCACCGCCGATGCCGGGGGTGAACGTGGTGTTGGACAGCGGCGCGTAGGCGAACCAGCCGAAGGACGCAGCGCCCTGCGGGGTGATGAAGCCGGAAACGGCGATGGTGGAGCCGAACAGGAAGAACCAGAACGCCAAGGCGTTCAGGCGCGGGAAGGCAACGTCAGGGGCGCCGATCTGCAGCGGCATGATGACGTTGGCGAATCCGGCGAACAGCGGGGTGGCGAACATCAGCAGCATGACTGTGCCGTGCATGGTGAACAGCTGGTTGTACTGCTCTTTGGTCTGCAGGATCTGCATGCCGGGCTCGAACAGCTCGGCGCGGATCAGCAGCGCCATGACTCCGCCGAGGCAGAAGAACACGAAGGACGAGATCAGGTACATGTACCCGATGGTCTTGTGGTCGGTGGAGGTGATCCAGTTGACGACGATGCGCCCCTTGGATTTGGGTACCACGGGAGCCGGCAGGACTCCCGCAGGTGCGGACTGGGTGTACGTAGCCACGTCGCTCCCCTTACTTGGTTTCGTTCAGGTTCGGGTTGCGGTCGTACTCCACGCCGAGCAGGCCGGTGTTGCCGTCAGCCTTGAGCTGGTCCATGTGGGCCTGGAATTCAGATTCCGACACCACCTTTACGCGGAACAGCATTTCGGAGTGGTACTCGCCGCAGAGTTCGGCACACTTACCGTCGTAGGTGCCCTCTTTAGTGGGGGTGAACCGGATGTAGTTGGTCTTGCCCGGGATCATGTCGCGCTTCTGCAGGAAGGCGGGAACCCAGAAGGAGTGGATGACATCGCGCGAGTTGAGCTCAAGGTCAACGGACTTGTTGACCGGCAGGTACAGGGTGGGAAGCTGTTCCTTGTCGATGGTGTTGCCCGTGAGGTGCGCCTGGACGCCGGCCTCGTGGAGGTCTTCCTGGATGACGTTGCCGGACTTGTAGTTGAAGTCCCATGCCCACTGCTTGCCGCGGACGTCCACTACGACGTCAGCCGGCTGGGAGCGGTCATCGATGGCCTGCTGGTCACGGTCGGTGAAGTAGAAGAACACCAGGACCATGAAGATCGGGATGGTCAGGTAGAAGACCTCGAGGGGGAGGTTGAAGCTGGTCTGCCGGGGGAAGCCTACGGTTCCCTTGCGGCGGCGGTAGGCAACCAGGCACCAGATGATGAGGCCCCACGTAATGGTGCCCACCACGAGCGCAGCAATCCATGAGTTGACCCAGAGGTCCATGATGCGGTCGGTGTTGCTGGTGGTGCCACGTTCAGTGGGCATCCACCCTTTCTCTACCTCTGGCGAACATCCGGTCAAAACCAACGCGCCGGCAATTGCCAAGCTTGAGATCGTGGTGATCGTTTTGCGTCGGCTGCCGGTTCGGTTCTGCGAACTCACAGACGGCCCTTCCTACTTGTTGCTGTTGTCCGGGCAGCCAGAAAGGCGCTCCGGGCACAAAAAAGTTTTACTACTCGGTGTAGAGCTTACCGCTCCGCCGGGCGTTTCGCCCACATGTCCGCGCCGAGCCCCCGTGCCGTTTTGGACGGCAGGGAACCCGGCGCGGACATCAGGCGAAACAACCGGCTTAGTGGAATGAATCGCCGCAGGCGCAGGAGCCTCCGGCGTTCGGGTTGTCGATGGTGAAACCCTGCTTCGAGATGGTGTCTTCGAAGTCGATGCTGGCGCCGCTCAGGTACGGCACGCTCATCTTGTCGACGACGACCTCGACTCCGTAAAAGTCGCGCACGGCGTCACCATCAAGGAGCCGTTCGTCGAAGTAGAGCTGGTAGATCAGCCCTGAGCAACCGCCGGGCTGCACGGCTACGCGCAGCCGCAGGTCCGTGCGGCCTTCCTGCTCGAGGAGGCTGCGTACCTTGCCTGCAGCGACGTCGGTCAGGTTGACCTCGTGAACGGGCAGTTCGTCGCTTGCCACGGTGGTGGCGGTGCTGTTTTCGTTGGTTGCGGTGCTCATTGGCCTACCTTCTTAGGACGGTCTGGCGGCGTCGCCGGAACGGCGCCTGCCCCTACGGTTACGGTATGGGCTATAGCTACATGCTACGCGCGGCAGTCCTGTAGCTCTAACTCCTGTCGTAACCGTCAAAGCGGCCCGCTTGTTCCCTGGGAGCTTGCCCGCTCCGCTGCCCGGCACAGCGCCCTCATGCGGTGGCGGGGAGGCCTTCACTGTCCAGCCGCGCCAGCATGAGGGCCTCGGCAAGAATGGCGTTGCGGAAGTCGCCGATATGCAGGGACTCGTTGGCACTGTGCGCCCTCGAATCGGGGTCTTCCACGCCCGTAACCAGGATCTGCGCTGCCGGATACAGATCCGTGAGGTCCGCGATGAAGGGAATGGAACCGCCGATGCCGGTTTCCACGGCAGGAACGCCCCATGCCTCCCCCAGAGCCCACATGGCCACGGAGGCAGCTGCGGAGGAGGTGTCTGTCCGGAACGGGTTGCCGGCTTCCCCCGGGGTGAAGACAACCTTTGCGCCGAATGGCGCGTTGGCCTCAACGTGCCTGCGAACTGCTTCCATGGCTTCGGCCGGATCCTGCCCGGGGGCCAGGCGCAGGCTGAACTTGGCCCGCGCACGCGGAAGGAGGGTGTTGGAGGCTACATCCACCGCGGGCGCGTCGAAGCCGATGATCGACAGTGCGGGCTTGGTCCACAGCCGTGAGGCGATGCTCCCCGACCCGGCCAGGCGGACGCCGTCGAGCACGGACGCGTCGGCCCGGTAGTCTGACTCCGGCATCTCCACTGCCGCAGTGTCGGTGGCCACCAGGCCCTCGATGGCCACATTCCCGTCTGCATCGTGAAGCGTGGCGATCAGGCGCGACAGCAGCGTGGGCGCATCCAGGACCGGGCCCCCGTACATGCCGGAGTGCACCGCGTGTTCCAGGACCTGCACCTCAATGGTGCCGTCCACCAGGCCCCGCAGGCTGGTGGTCAGGGCAGGTACGCCGACTTTCCAGTTGCTGGAGTCGGCGACCACGATAACGTCGGCCCGCAGCAGTTCGCGATTGGCTTCCAGGAACGCGCGGAAGGTGGGTGAGCCTGCTTCCTCCTCCCCCTCGATGAAGAAGGTCACGCCCAGACCCAAAGCGCCGGCCAGGACCTCGGAGACAGCCGCGTAGGCGGCAACATGTGTCATGATGCCGGCTTTGTCATCAGCGGCGCCCCGGCCGAACAGGCGGCCGTCCTTCTCGATGGCATTGAACGGCTCGGTTTCCCACAGCGACTCGTCGCCCACCGGCTGGACGTCATGGTGCGCGTACAGGAGGACCGTCGGCTTTCCTTCCGCGGCCGGACGGCGGGCGACGACGGCCGGCCCACCGGGTGTGCCGTCTGCCTTGTT
This window of the Pseudarthrobacter defluvii genome carries:
- the qcrB gene encoding cytochrome bc1 complex cytochrome b subunit — translated: MSATSTAEPAFVAKTKTGRFTDFVDSRVGGSGILREFGRKVFPDHWSFMFGEVALYSFVILLLSGTFLTFFFDPSMAETHYDGGYVPLKGVEMSVAYSSSLNISFDIRGGLFMRQVHHWAALLFVASIAVHMLRVFFTGAFRRPREMNWVVGSVLLILAMAAGFTGYSLPDDLLSGNGLRIIDGVIKSIPVIGTYISFFLFGGEFPGTAIISRLYMLHILLVPALILLMIVLHLFMVVVHKHTQYPGPGRNDNNVVGYPLGPVYAAKAGGFFFIVFGVIALMAAFFTINPIWNYGPYDPSPVSAGTQPDWYIGFVDGALRLMPGNPYGWHVEQVWFGHVFTFNVLLPALVPAGILFTVMFTYPWIERWITKDDREHHVLDRPRNAPTRTAIGVAGFIWYCVMWAAAGSDLIATHFHVSLNDVTYWLRALFFIGPIIGFIVAKRVALALQRKDREIALHGRETGRIVRLPHGEFIEVHAPLDEYKRYKLVGFESPQVIPAIPNEHGVVTSKEKRRAFLSRWFFEDRVAPATPAELEAAHGHGHEAVEAAEGSKSLTH
- a CDS encoding GntR family transcriptional regulator is translated as MAAGATAIAGEIDRTNGTAIYIQLREILRTYIAQSCPPGSALPSERDLAERFGLARMTVRQAIDALVGEEVIERVVGLGTFVRRPKLDLQVKLTSYSEEMQRRGMVPAAKVLSFEQIGASAFLARELQLDEGTPLVRFRRLLLADGEPMSVDENFIPAHRVPGLLDGEPPTSLYNVLSEQFGLVMEWGEDMIEATAASPSTARLLNVEVGAPLLKIQRHAFVARAMVDYSVSYYRADRYKLWVPLQRPGARRARNH
- a CDS encoding HPr family phosphocarrier protein, whose translation is MPIQKAVVAAPVGLHARSAAVFVRAVTDTGLPVTISKAGAGEVDARSLLQVMTADFPQGCEVELAVSETMLGSDLSRQKAEEALRELRALLESQGSA
- a CDS encoding cytochrome c oxidase subunit 4 — protein: MKIESWIFGSGVFFFLPISIIYGFLTSWGEWVGILGILLVGGLAGMIGAYLGFTGRRVGLRPEDRSDAEIHEGAGEQGHFSPWSWWPLVLGIACATGFAGLALGPWIIAIAGGIAVVALVGWVYEYSRGDHAH
- the ctaD gene encoding aa3-type cytochrome oxidase subunit I → MATYTQSAPAGVLPAPVVPKSKGRIVVNWITSTDHKTIGYMYLISSFVFFCLGGVMALLIRAELFEPGMQILQTKEQYNQLFTMHGTVMLLMFATPLFAGFANVIMPLQIGAPDVAFPRLNALAFWFFLFGSTIAVSGFITPQGAASFGWFAYAPLSNTTFTPGIGGDLWVFGLALSGFGTILGAVNFITTIICMRAPGMTMWRMPIFTWNTLITAILVLMAFPPLAAALFALGADRKFGAHIFDPENGGAVLWQHLFWFFGHPEVYIIALPFFGIVSEIFPVFSRKPIFGYKGLVYATIAIAALSVTVWAHHMYVTGAVLLPFFSFMTMLIAVPTGVKFFNWIGTMWRGSLTFETPMLWSIGFMITFLFGGLTGIILASPPLDFHVSDSYFVVAHFHYVVFGTVVFAMFAGFYFWWPKWTGKMLNERLGKIHFWLLFLGFHGTFLIQHWLGVEGMPRRYADYLVEDNFTWMNQFSTIASFVLGASLIPFFWNVYITWRSAEKVQVDDPWGFGASLEWATSCPPPRHNFTSLPRIRSERPALDLHHPELRQVHTVESPAPAAGVLGNADQKDTAQ
- the ctaC gene encoding aa3-type cytochrome oxidase subunit II, translated to MSSQNRTGSRRKTITTISSLAIAGALVLTGCSPEVEKGWMPTERGTTSNTDRIMDLWVNSWIAALVVGTITWGLIIWCLVAYRRRKGTVGFPRQTSFNLPLEVFYLTIPIFMVLVFFYFTDRDQQAIDDRSQPADVVVDVRGKQWAWDFNYKSGNVIQEDLHEAGVQAHLTGNTIDKEQLPTLYLPVNKSVDLELNSRDVIHSFWVPAFLQKRDMIPGKTNYIRFTPTKEGTYDGKCAELCGEYHSEMLFRVKVVSESEFQAHMDQLKADGNTGLLGVEYDRNPNLNETK
- a CDS encoding HesB/IscA family protein, coding for MSTATNENSTATTVASDELPVHEVNLTDVAAGKVRSLLEQEGRTDLRLRVAVQPGGCSGLIYQLYFDERLLDGDAVRDFYGVEVVVDKMSVPYLSGASIDFEDTISKQGFTIDNPNAGGSCACGDSFH
- a CDS encoding dipeptidase; this encodes MTSSSAATPHSTTDVPGSSPVGNARTDDLRSAVDGSFDRTLERLKELVAIPGIAWPSFERTPLERSAEAVAELLRGAGLGGVKVLSVNKADGTPGGPAVVARRPAAEGKPTVLLYAHHDVQPVGDESLWETEPFNAIEKDGRLFGRGAADDKAGIMTHVAAYAAVSEVLAGALGLGVTFFIEGEEEAGSPTFRAFLEANRELLRADVIVVADSSNWKVGVPALTTSLRGLVDGTIEVQVLEHAVHSGMYGGPVLDAPTLLSRLIATLHDADGNVAIEGLVATDTAAVEMPESDYRADASVLDGVRLAGSGSIASRLWTKPALSIIGFDAPAVDVASNTLLPRARAKFSLRLAPGQDPAEAMEAVRRHVEANAPFGAKVVFTPGEAGNPFRTDTSSAAASVAMWALGEAWGVPAVETGIGGSIPFIADLTDLYPAAQILVTGVEDPDSRAHSANESLHIGDFRNAILAEALMLARLDSEGLPATA